One window from the genome of Musa acuminata AAA Group cultivar baxijiao chromosome BXJ1-4, Cavendish_Baxijiao_AAA, whole genome shotgun sequence encodes:
- the LOC135648732 gene encoding probable polyol transporter 6: MGYDTGVMSGAMIFIQEDLKATDTQIQVLAGVLNACALVGSLTAGRISDFIGRRYTIVVGAAVFFLGSLLMGLGLNFAMLIAGRCIAGVGVGYALMIAPVYSAEISTTSSRGCLSSLPEICISIGILFGYLANYLFRKLPLIYGWRVMLGVAMVPSVALALSVILMPESPRWLVMQGRIKDARGVLLRVSNSKEEAERRLGDIKAAVGIDKGCTDDVVHVTSKHHGEGVWKDLLLCPTPPVRRILTATVGIHIFQHATGIEAVLLYSPRIFKKAGLMTKNQQFLATIGIGVFKTVFILVAILLVDKAGRRKVLLSSLTGMILSLVGLGVVLTVVEHSPHRLIWAQILAVVFVLSFVSSFSSGIGPVTWVYCSEIFPLRLRAQGASLGVAINRLMNSAMSMSFISLYKAITIGGAFFLFAGIGVVAWVFYFCCLPETKGRALEEEMEEVFTKRGDKKPPKQHAVEMEKVEI, translated from the exons ATGGGCTATG ATACTGGGGTCATGAGCGGCGCCATGATCTTCATCCAAGAGGACCTCAAGGCGACAGACACCCAGATCCAAGTCCTCGCCGGGGTCCTCAACGCCTGCGCCTTGGTTGGGTCCCTGACCGCCGGCCGGATATCCGACTTCATCGGACGGCGCTACACCATCGTCGTCGGCGCCGCCGTCTTCTTCCTGGGGTCGCTCCTCATGGGCTTGGGTCTTAACTTCGCCATGCTGATAGCCGGCAGGTGCATCGCGGGAGTCGGCGTCGGCTACGCCCTCATGATAGCTCCCGTGTACTCTGCCGAGATCTCCACCACGTCCTCCCGCGGCTGCCTCAGCTCCCTGCCGGAGATCTGCATCAGCATCGGCATCCTGTTCGGTTACCTCGCCAACTACCTCTTCCGGAAGCTCCCGCTGATCTACGGCTGGCGCGTCATGCTCGGCGTCGCCATGGTCCCTTCCGTCGCGCTGGCCCTCAGCGTCATCCTGATGCCGGAGTCGCCGAGGTGGCTGGTCATGCAAGGCCGCATCAAGGACGCCAGGGGCGTGCTGCTCCGCGTGTCGAACTCCAAGGAGGAGGCGGAGCGCCGGCTGGGGGATATCAAGGCCGCCGTGGGAATCGACAAGGGCTGCACCGACGACGTGGTCCACGTGACGAGCAAGCACCACGGGGAGGGCGTGTGGAAGGACCTCCTACTGTGCCCGACGCCGCCGGTGAGACGGATTCTGACGGCCACGGTCGGCATCCACATCTTCCAGCACGCCACCGGCATCGAAGCCGTCCTCCTGTACAGCCCCAGGATCTTTAAGAAGGCCGGGCTGATGACCAAGAACCAGCAGTTCCTCGCCACCATCGGCATCGGTGTCTTCAAGACCGTGTTCATCTTGGTGGCCATTCTTCTGGTGGACAAGGCGGGGAGGAGGAAGGTGCTGCTCTCCAGCCTGACCGGGATGATACTGTCTCTCGTAGGGCTGGGCGTCGTCCTCACCGTGGTGGAGCACTCACCTCACAGGCTGATCTGGGCGCAGATTCTGGCCGTGGTGTTCGTGTTGTCCTTCGTGTCCTCCTTCTCCAGTGGGATCGGTCCGGTGACATGGGTTTACTGCTCCGAGATCTTTCCCCTGAGGCTAAGAGCACAAGGTGCCAGCCTGGGGGTGGCCATCAACAGGCTGATGAACTCCGCCATGTCCATGTCCTTCATCTCGCTCTACAAGGCCATCACCATCGGCGGCGCCTTCTTCTTGTTCGCAGGCATTGGGGTCGTAGCATGGGTGTTCTACTTCTGCTGCCTCCCCGAGACGAAAGGGAGGGCgttggaggaggagatggaggaggtcTTCACGAAACGAGGTGACAAGAAGCCACCGAAACAGCATGCGGTGGAGATGGAAAaggttgagatataa
- the LOC103981399 gene encoding transcription repressor OFP7-like, with the protein MRSSTMAKRLRLRLSRVLPSGFRFKGNGAASSLVSSDVDFPAPPPPLPRRLHPPLVSASCCLPSRRRSLPEAVPPLTMDSPAYLWRKEEKWWHVVACAADDEGHSPSTPRQKIDSDDGIFPPLPTRRRGAELRWGRQRKVASRRRTLLRRLPRGGSNSSADTDSGWFSSEEETGTLMSTTDVESSDNVIRRRRRRKSFGCGGGRRSWPSPEGWPAVGRLIPCTAPAVRESFAVVKLSENPKEDFRRSMAEMVVEKEIFDARGLEQLLRCFLSLNSRHHHAAIVAAFNDIWDALFPPPADAAGAARRCSSPQSTLW; encoded by the coding sequence ATGCGCTCCTCCACGATGGCCAAACGCCTCCGTCTCCGCCTGTCCCGTGTGCTACCCTCCGGCTTCCGCTTCAAGGGCAACGGCGCCGCTTCCTCGCTCGTGAGCTCCGACGTCGACTTCCCTGCGCCCCCGCCTCCCCTCCCCCGGCGTCTCCACCCTCCACTCGTCTCTGCCTCCTGCTGCCTCCCCTCCCGCCGCCGCTCGCTGCCCGAAGCCGTCCCCCCGCTGACGATGGATTCGCCTGCTTACCTGTGGCGGAAGGAGGAGAAGTGGTGGCACGTCGTGGCCTGCGCCGCCGACGACGAAGGCCACTCTCCCTCCACTCCTCGCCAGAAGATTGACTCCGATGATGGGATCTTCCCCCCGCTGCCCACGCGGCGGCGGGGAGCGGAGCTCCGCTGGGGGCGCCAGCGGAAAGTGGCGTCGAGGAGGAGGACCTTGCTGCGGCGACTTCCGCGGGGCGGAAGCAACTCCTCGGCCGACACCGACAGCGGATGGTTCAGCAGCGAGGAGGAAACAGGGACGCTGATGTCGACGACGGACGTGGAGTCCTCGGACAACGTGATCCGGCGGCGACGGAGGAGAAAGAGCTTCGGGTGCGGCGGGGGGAGGAGGAGCTGGCCGTCGCCGGAGGGCTGGCCAGCGGTGGGGAGGCTGATCCCCTGCACCGCGCCGGCGGTGAGGGAGAGCTTCGCGGTAGTAAAGCTGTCGGAGAATCCGAAGGAGGACTTTCGGCGCTCGATGGCGGAGATGGTAGTGGAGAAGGAGATCTTCGACGCGCGAGGGCTGGAGCAGCTGCTTCGCTGCTTTCTGTCCCTGAACTCCCGTCACCACCATGCCGCCATCGTCGCCGCTTTTAATGACATCTGGGACGCCCTCTTCCCGCCGCCGGCTGATGCCGCCGGCGCCGCCCGCCGCTGCTCTTCCCCGCAGTCAACGTTATGGTAA